The DNA sequence TGCCAGGAGCGGTTGCACCTACTGGGCCGTCGAAACAAACACGGTGGTGCGCACCACGGTAAGTGTGGGCGCACTGCCACGCTCGTCTGCGGCTGCCCGGTTCGCGGTGTTCTACGGAGAACTGGAAACAGGCATTGTGCATGCGCGCGACGCCGAGTCGGGTGCGCTTCTTTGGAGCACGAAGGTAGACGAGCACCCGTTCGTGCGTCTGACAGCCGCGCCGGTGCTCCATGCGGACCGGCTCTATGTGCCGGTCTCATCGATGGAAGAGGTGACCGCCGGCGCCTCCGGGCTGTATCCATGCTGCAGCTTCCGCGGCAGTATCGTGGCACTCGATACCGCGAGCGGGAGGATGCTCTGGAAGGCTCACGCGATCACCGAGGAGCCACGTCCAACCAAGATCAACTCCGACGGGACCCGGATGTTTGGCCCCGCGGGTGCCGCGATCTGGTCCACGCCAACCGTTGATACAAAGCGCGGCCTGATTTACGCCGGTACGGGAAATTCCTATACGGAAGTCGAAACCGAAGTCTCCGACGCCCTGGTCGCCTTCGACATGCGCACGGGCGAGCGCAAGTGGGTGTCGCAGGTGCTGAAGGGCGACAACTCCATCGTGAACTGCGGGGGCAGTATTACCGGTAATTGCCCGAACCCCGAGGGTCCCAACCTCGATTTTGGCAGCTCGCCGATTCTGCGCACGCTGAAAAACCGCAAGCCGGTGATCGTGGTGGGTAACGAGTCGGGAATCGTCTATGCCTTCGATGCCGCCAACCAGGGCAAGCAGCTTTGGCGGCATGACGTGGGTTTGCCCCCGGGCGAAGGTAGCCTGCTCGGCGGTCAGGCCGCGGACCAGGATACCGTCTACGCGGCGAGCTTTCAGCGCGCGCCGGTGGAAGAAGTCTACGAGAAGGGGCATGTGTTCACGGCGCTGCCGCGCGGCGCACTGACCGCCCTCGACCTCCGTACCGGCAAGCGACGCTGGCAGATCGAGGCACCCGAGGTGTCATGCGCGTGGGGCAGCGAAGGCTGCTCGCACGGGCAACGCGCGGCGGTCACGGCCATTCCGGGCGCAGTGTTCTCCGGCGCGCTCGACGGCCACATCCGCGCGTATGCGGCACGCGACGGCGCAGTGCTGTGGGATTTCG is a window from the Gammaproteobacteria bacterium genome containing:
- a CDS encoding PQQ-binding-like beta-propeller repeat protein → MMHWKLTLTGGARWLALAATLALLSGISATHADQSGAAEPGAAIYAARCASCHDRPTDRIPPRGYISLLRSPEAVVETLRRGAMQPQAAGLDAGEIDAVAEFITAKKLGAAPAVKVDPAANRCASSAPPLRTRGATWNGWGGDHENKRYVAAPGLSVRELPRLKPKWAFALPGSMAWGQAVIVGGRLFTASHGGTIYSLDARSGCTYWAVETNTVVRTTVSVGALPRSSAAARFAVFYGELETGIVHARDAESGALLWSTKVDEHPFVRLTAAPVLHADRLYVPVSSMEEVTAGASGLYPCCSFRGSIVALDTASGRMLWKAHAITEEPRPTKINSDGTRMFGPAGAAIWSTPTVDTKRGLIYAGTGNSYTEVETEVSDALVAFDMRTGERKWVSQVLKGDNSIVNCGGSITGNCPNPEGPNLDFGSSPILRTLKNRKPVIVVGNESGIVYAFDAANQGKQLWRHDVGLPPGEGSLLGGQAADQDTVYAASFQRAPVEEVYEKGHVFTALPRGALTALDLRTGKRRWQIEAPEVSCAWGSEGCSHGQRAAVTAIPGAVFSGALDGHIRAYAARDGAVLWDFDAGQAMESVNGVKAGGGPIAEGGQTIVDGILYVNVSSMSGGAGAIIAFSVDGK